The following are from one region of the Ischnura elegans chromosome X, ioIscEleg1.1, whole genome shotgun sequence genome:
- the LOC124171294 gene encoding cylicin-2-like — MIVEKNIPSYLNIAGERAIIHYEGQIITCSRCGGTDHLRVNCPNLITPIKRGYSEAVKAITEQDLMDIEGSHAQLKELGEKEGDDLETNDSVVAETGSREGRTGEESGNKGGSEGRKKNRRGVRGAREGRERSSTGNSESAESSDDERVRDSENAQSVKKFKAENKQIILKSNNSEKQVPVNRVADKQSEGKELIVLSEAEERPKKIEWGLSEGNNKGMDAEVLAGPPAADDPADKPRMVDFSQGERPESMSEEIGEESKSEDDRGKVTGTKKRARRKGRDNASTSFTKEYFRKDYSAEVTGVKKTALLN; from the coding sequence atgatagtggaaaaaaatattcccagctACCTCAACATAGCAGGTGAGCGGGCGATTATCCACTACGAAGGGCAGATAATTACCTGTTCCAGGTGCGGGGGTACAGATCACCTTAGGGTTAACTGTCCCAACCTAATTACTCCGATAAAACGGGGATATAGTGAAGCAGTAAAAGCGATAACAGAACAGGATTTAATGGACATAGAGGGGAGTCACGCGCAGTTAAAGGAATTAGGGGAAAAGGAAGGTGACGACCTAGAGACGAATGACTCAGTAGTGGCTGAAACTGGGTCAAGGGAGGGGAGGACTGGTGAAGAAAGTGGAAATAAGGGAGGGAGTGAAGGAAGAAAGAAGAATAGACGAGGTGTGCGCGGTgcgagggaaggaagggaaaggtcGTCCACGGGCAACAGTGAATCAGCTGAGAGCTCAGACGATGAACGTGTGCGGGATAGTGAAAATGCCCAatctgtgaaaaaattcaaagcggagAATAAGCAAATAATACTCAAATCGAACAACAGTGAAAAGCAGGTCCCTGTAAACCGCGTGGCAGATAAACAAAGTGAGGGGAAGGAGTTAATAGTGTTGAGTGAAGCGGAAGAAAGGCCCAAAAAAATAGAATGGGGGTTGAGTGAGGGAAACAACAAGGGAATGGATGCGGAAGTCCTTGCTGGGCCGCCCGCAGCCGATGACCCGGCGGATAAGCCAAGGATGGTCGATTTCAGTCAAGGAGAGCGACCCGAAAGTATGAGTGAGGAAATAGGGGAGGAAAGTAAAAGCGAGGACGATCGGGGTAAGGTAACGGGAACAAAGAAGAGGGCTAGGCGGAAGGGGAGGGACAATGCTTCTACGTCTTTTACGaaagaatattttaggaaagaCTACAGCGCAGAAGTCACGGGAGTGAAGAAAACGGCactactaaattaa